From a region of the Flavobacterium sediminilitoris genome:
- a CDS encoding ZIP family metal transporter, whose amino-acid sequence MYQNLIEYLENIDPILAAFYATMFTWFVTAAGASFVFFFKSMNRVVLDGMLGFTGGVMVAASYWSLLAPAIEMSEGEGFVKVMPAAVGFLMGALFLFALDKTLPHLHINFKESEGIKSPWQRTTLLVLAITLHNIPEGLAVGVLFGGVAAGIPEASIAGAVTLAIGIGIQNFPEGIAVSMPLRRMGMSRRKSFMYGQASAIVEPIAGVIGALAVTFFTPILPYALAFAAGAMIFVVVEEVIPETQQDKNTDIATMGFIGGFIVMMSLDVALG is encoded by the coding sequence ATGTATCAAAATTTAATAGAATATTTAGAAAATATCGATCCTATATTGGCGGCATTCTATGCTACTATGTTTACATGGTTTGTAACAGCAGCAGGTGCTTCATTTGTTTTCTTTTTTAAAAGTATGAATAGAGTAGTTCTAGATGGAATGCTTGGATTTACAGGAGGAGTAATGGTAGCAGCTAGTTATTGGAGTTTATTAGCTCCAGCAATTGAAATGAGTGAAGGTGAAGGTTTTGTAAAAGTAATGCCAGCAGCAGTAGGGTTTTTAATGGGAGCTTTGTTTCTTTTTGCTTTAGATAAAACATTGCCTCATTTGCATATTAATTTTAAAGAAAGTGAAGGAATAAAATCACCTTGGCAACGTACAACGTTATTAGTATTAGCTATAACATTACATAATATCCCAGAAGGATTAGCTGTAGGAGTTTTATTTGGTGGAGTAGCTGCTGGAATTCCTGAAGCGTCTATTGCAGGAGCAGTAACCTTAGCTATTGGTATAGGAATTCAAAATTTTCCCGAAGGAATTGCCGTTTCAATGCCGTTGAGAAGGATGGGAATGAGTAGAAGAAAAAGCTTTATGTATGGTCAGGCTTCTGCAATTGTAGAACCTATTGCTGGAGTTATTGGAGCTTTAGCAGTAACTTTTTTCACACCTATTCTACCTTACGCATTAGCTTTTGCTGCTGGTGCGATGATATTTGTTGTTGTTGAAGAAGTAATTCCTGAAACACAACAAGATAAAAATACAGATATAGCAACTATGGGTTTTATAGGTGGTTTTATTGTGATGATGAGTTTAGATGTTGCATTAGGATAA
- the feoB gene encoding ferrous iron transport protein B, with the protein MSNSTIKVALIGNPNVGKTSVFNQLTGLNQQVGNYPGITVEKKQGTCKLSDSVKAKIIDLPGTYSLNASSIDENVVIELLLNKKDEDFPDVAIVVTEVENLKRNLLLFTQIKDLEIPTILVINMADRMQLKGIELDIPILEKELKTKIALVSSRKKTGINELKSLILNYSSLSKEPCLNASSIDPEYFNNLRRAFPNQLLYKLWLVITQDVNFLNLDRNEIKSSFTKSHSDLKRLQQKETIKRYQFINDTLKIGQKIDASKATDLRAKLDRILTHKVYGYLIFFGILLLIFQSIFDWSTIPMDFIDESFTSLSAYTKNNLPAGEFTNLLSEGIIPGISGIVIFIPQIAFLFLFISVLEESGYMSRVVFLMDKIMRKFGLSGKSVVPLISGTACAIPAIMGARNIENWKERLITILVTPFTTCSARLPVYAILISLIIPEKRVLGFLSLQGLTLMLLYLLGFGMAVLSAVILNYFLKLNCKSYFVIEMPSYKVPMLKNVALNVIEKTKSFVTGAGKIILALSVILWFLGSHGPSKNFENAESIIVKNLTENNIELDPDLVENKINSYKLENSYIGIMGKVIEPVLMPLGYDWKISIAVVSSFAAREVFVGTLATIYNVGSHSDEEITIKNRMAAEVHPVTGEKIFNFASGFSLLLFYAFAMQCISTVAIVKKETNSWKWPIIQFIFMSGFAYLTALLAYQILK; encoded by the coding sequence ATGTCAAATTCTACTATAAAAGTTGCTTTAATAGGAAATCCTAATGTAGGAAAAACATCTGTTTTTAATCAATTAACTGGTTTAAATCAACAAGTTGGAAACTATCCAGGAATTACTGTTGAAAAAAAGCAAGGAACATGTAAATTGTCTGATTCTGTAAAAGCAAAAATAATTGATTTACCAGGAACATATAGTTTAAATGCTAGCTCAATTGATGAAAACGTTGTTATTGAATTATTATTAAACAAGAAAGACGAAGACTTTCCAGATGTTGCAATAGTAGTTACTGAAGTAGAGAATTTAAAACGAAATTTACTCTTATTTACCCAAATTAAAGACTTAGAAATTCCTACCATCCTTGTCATAAACATGGCTGATAGAATGCAGTTGAAAGGAATTGAGCTTGATATTCCTATATTAGAAAAAGAATTAAAAACTAAAATTGCATTAGTAAGTTCTAGAAAAAAAACTGGAATTAATGAACTAAAATCGTTAATTTTAAACTATAGTTCTTTATCCAAAGAGCCTTGTTTAAATGCATCAAGTATTGATCCTGAATATTTTAATAATTTAAGAAGAGCATTTCCTAACCAATTATTATACAAACTTTGGTTAGTGATTACCCAAGATGTGAATTTTTTAAATCTAGATAGAAATGAAATTAAAAGTTCATTTACAAAATCGCACAGTGATTTAAAAAGATTACAGCAAAAAGAAACTATAAAAAGATACCAATTTATTAATGACACTTTAAAAATTGGGCAAAAAATAGACGCTTCAAAAGCTACTGATTTAAGAGCTAAATTAGATCGAATACTTACTCATAAAGTATATGGTTATCTTATCTTTTTTGGAATTCTGCTTTTAATTTTCCAATCTATTTTTGATTGGAGTACTATTCCAATGGATTTTATAGATGAGAGTTTTACATCATTAAGTGCTTATACAAAAAACAATCTTCCAGCAGGAGAATTTACGAATCTTTTAAGTGAAGGAATTATTCCTGGAATAAGTGGAATTGTAATTTTCATCCCTCAAATTGCTTTTTTATTTTTATTTATTTCCGTTTTAGAAGAAAGTGGTTATATGAGTCGTGTTGTTTTTCTTATGGATAAAATTATGCGAAAATTTGGATTATCTGGAAAGAGTGTCGTACCATTAATTTCTGGAACAGCATGTGCAATTCCAGCAATTATGGGAGCTAGAAATATTGAAAACTGGAAAGAACGCTTAATAACAATATTGGTTACTCCTTTTACAACTTGTTCTGCAAGATTACCTGTTTATGCTATTCTAATTTCATTAATAATTCCTGAAAAAAGAGTTCTTGGGTTTTTAAGTTTACAAGGATTAACTCTAATGCTTTTATATCTTTTAGGTTTTGGAATGGCTGTTCTTTCAGCAGTAATTTTAAATTACTTTTTAAAACTTAACTGTAAATCTTATTTCGTTATTGAAATGCCTTCTTATAAGGTTCCTATGCTTAAAAATGTTGCTTTAAACGTTATTGAAAAAACAAAATCATTTGTAACTGGAGCTGGTAAAATTATCTTAGCTTTATCAGTAATACTTTGGTTTCTAGGATCTCATGGTCCAAGTAAGAATTTTGAAAATGCTGAAAGTATTATTGTAAAAAACCTTACTGAAAACAATATAGAATTAGATCCTGATTTAGTTGAAAATAAAATTAATAGTTATAAACTAGAGAATTCATATATTGGTATAATGGGTAAAGTAATTGAACCTGTACTAATGCCTTTAGGATATGATTGGAAAATCAGCATTGCTGTTGTTAGTTCTTTTGCAGCAAGAGAAGTATTTGTTGGTACTTTAGCTACTATATATAATGTGGGCAGTCATAGTGATGAAGAAATAACAATTAAAAACAGAATGGCGGCAGAAGTTCATCCTGTTACTGGAGAGAAAATATTTAATTTTGCATCTGGCTTTTCATTATTGCTTTTTTATGCTTTTGCAATGCAGTGTATCTCTACGGTCGCAATTGTAAAAAAAGAAACAAATTCATGGAAATGGCCTATAATTCAATTTATCTTTATGAGTGGATTTGCTTATTTAACAGCATTACTGGCGTATCAAATTTTAAAATAA
- a CDS encoding SCO family protein, with amino-acid sequence MRLNKKAHIWFIVVFIFILIGIFIGIYTLTKPQKKLRIYTPRDVNPELVDTTIQHIGYKHFIADFSFTNQNGKIVTQEDYKDKIYVADFFFTTCPSICPKMTDNMVWLQEKIKDNPKVMLLSHSVTPDIDSVPVLKKYAQEKGVIDEKWNLVTGNKKDIYYIARKSYLAVKTGNIDEMYDMVHTENFILVDQKRRIRGFYDGTNLEEVKKLYEDILFLCNN; translated from the coding sequence ATGAGATTAAACAAGAAAGCACATATTTGGTTTATAGTTGTATTCATATTCATTCTAATTGGAATATTCATTGGGATATATACTCTTACAAAACCGCAAAAAAAATTACGAATCTATACTCCAAGAGATGTAAATCCAGAGCTTGTAGATACTACAATTCAACACATTGGATATAAACACTTCATAGCTGATTTTTCTTTTACTAATCAAAATGGAAAAATAGTTACTCAGGAAGATTATAAGGATAAAATATATGTGGCTGATTTCTTTTTCACAACTTGTCCTTCAATTTGTCCAAAAATGACTGATAATATGGTTTGGTTACAAGAAAAGATTAAAGACAATCCGAAAGTAATGCTATTATCTCATTCTGTAACTCCTGATATTGATAGTGTTCCTGTTTTAAAAAAATATGCTCAAGAAAAAGGAGTAATAGATGAAAAATGGAATTTGGTTACTGGAAATAAAAAAGACATTTATTACATTGCCAGAAAATCATACTTAGCAGTTAAAACTGGAAATATAGATGAAATGTATGATATGGTACATACTGAAAACTTTATCCTTGTAGATCAAAAAAGAAGAATCAGAGGGTTTTATGATGGAACTAATCTAGAAGAAGTAAAAAAACTTTATGAAGATATTCTTTTCCTTTGCAATAATTAA
- a CDS encoding TonB-dependent receptor produces the protein MKNIFLLTILLSTFCFSQTTIKGVITSKEEPLAFASVYIPKLNIGSNTDENGNYILKDIPQGEYIIHFSFIGFKTQKKNIILYNETQLTININLDESQNLNEVVVTGTLKAVSRLETPVPVEVYTATFLKKNPTPNIFEALQNVNGVRPQLNCNICNTGDIHINGLEGPYTMVTIDGMPIVSGLSTVYGLSGIPNSLIDRIEIVKGPASSLYGSEAVGGLINIITKSSETAPLFYADIFSTSWFENNIDLGGKYNIGKSVQSLLGVNYFNYSNPIDNNHDNFTDVTLQDRISVFNKFTFNRTSEKEFSLASRFFYEDRWGGEMQWNKNYRGGSDIYGESIYTKRYELIGKYQLPISENVYASFSYTNHNQNSVYGNILFLAQQEITYGQLTWDKKIKNHDLLFGAAFRYQYYNDNTTATIESEKSKISSFFVQDEIKLAEKHSILLGSRYDYNSIHGAIFTPRIAYKWKPSKSDIFRINTGTGFRVVNLFTEEHAALTGSRDVIITENLNPEKSYNINLNYLKKFEFENGIHSVIEFSSWYTHFKNQIIPDYDTNPNQIIYSNLNGYSKTYGLTGNIELIFPFGLKTMVGFTALESKNKRNGILSTPILTEKFSTTWGITYDISKWNLSIDYTGNLYGPMRLPLLGDLDPRSEYSPVWSIQNIQFTYKKLKYFELYGGIKNLLNWTPNKNNPFLIARANDPFDNDIVFDANGNAVPTENNPYALTFDPSYVYAPNQGIRGFLGLRYIFN, from the coding sequence TTGAAAAATATATTTCTATTAACAATACTCCTTTCTACATTTTGTTTTTCTCAAACTACAATAAAAGGTGTAATTACTTCAAAAGAAGAACCTTTAGCGTTTGCATCTGTATATATTCCAAAACTTAATATTGGTAGTAATACAGATGAGAATGGGAATTATATTCTTAAAGATATACCTCAAGGAGAGTATATTATTCATTTTTCTTTTATTGGTTTTAAAACTCAAAAAAAGAATATAATACTATATAATGAAACACAACTCACTATAAATATTAATCTTGATGAGAGTCAAAATCTTAATGAAGTTGTAGTTACTGGAACATTAAAAGCAGTTTCTCGATTAGAAACTCCTGTTCCTGTAGAAGTATATACTGCTACTTTTCTTAAAAAAAATCCAACGCCAAATATTTTTGAAGCTTTACAAAATGTAAATGGTGTTCGTCCTCAACTTAATTGTAATATTTGTAATACTGGAGATATACATATTAATGGTTTAGAAGGACCATATACTATGGTAACTATTGACGGAATGCCAATAGTAAGTGGATTGTCTACTGTTTATGGATTGTCTGGAATTCCAAATTCATTAATAGACAGGATAGAAATTGTAAAAGGGCCTGCATCCTCTCTTTATGGCAGCGAAGCTGTTGGTGGATTAATTAACATTATAACCAAAAGCTCTGAAACAGCTCCTTTGTTTTATGCTGATATTTTCTCAACTTCTTGGTTTGAAAATAATATTGATTTAGGAGGAAAATATAACATTGGAAAAAGCGTTCAGTCTTTACTAGGTGTTAATTATTTCAATTATAGCAACCCTATAGATAATAATCATGATAATTTTACGGATGTTACTTTACAAGATAGAATTTCTGTTTTTAATAAATTTACTTTTAATAGAACAAGTGAGAAAGAATTCAGTTTAGCTTCAAGATTTTTTTACGAAGATCGTTGGGGCGGAGAAATGCAATGGAATAAAAATTATCGTGGTGGAAGTGATATTTATGGAGAAAGCATTTATACAAAGCGTTATGAATTAATAGGGAAATATCAATTACCTATTTCTGAAAATGTTTATGCCTCATTTTCTTATACTAATCATAATCAAAATTCAGTTTATGGAAATATTTTGTTTTTAGCTCAACAAGAAATTACTTACGGTCAACTTACGTGGGATAAAAAAATAAAAAATCATGATTTATTATTTGGAGCAGCCTTTCGCTATCAATACTATAATGATAACACAACTGCCACAATAGAATCTGAAAAAAGTAAAATAAGTAGTTTTTTTGTTCAAGATGAAATTAAGTTAGCGGAAAAACATAGCATTTTACTTGGTTCTAGATATGATTATAATTCTATTCATGGTGCTATCTTTACACCAAGAATCGCTTATAAATGGAAGCCTTCAAAAAGTGATATATTTAGAATAAATACAGGAACTGGATTTAGAGTTGTGAATCTATTTACAGAAGAACATGCCGCTTTAACTGGGTCTAGAGATGTTATAATAACTGAAAATCTGAATCCTGAAAAATCATATAATATTAATTTGAATTATTTAAAAAAATTCGAATTTGAAAACGGAATTCATTCTGTTATTGAATTTTCTAGTTGGTACACCCATTTTAAAAATCAAATTATTCCAGACTATGACACAAATCCTAATCAAATTATTTATTCAAATTTAAATGGATATTCTAAAACTTATGGATTAACAGGAAATATTGAATTGATTTTCCCTTTTGGATTAAAAACAATGGTAGGCTTTACGGCTTTAGAATCTAAAAATAAAAGAAACGGTATATTATCTACCCCAATATTAACTGAAAAATTTAGTACAACTTGGGGCATTACTTATGATATTTCAAAATGGAATCTTTCTATTGATTATACTGGTAATCTATATGGACCTATGCGTTTACCTTTACTTGGCGATTTAGATCCAAGAAGTGAATATTCTCCTGTTTGGAGTATTCAAAATATTCAATTCACATATAAAAAATTAAAATATTTTGAATTATATGGGGGTATTAAAAATCTATTAAATTGGACGCCAAATAAAAACAATCCTTTCTTAATTGCAAGGGCAAATGATCCTTTTGATAATGATATAGTATTTGATGCTAATGGAAATGCTGTTCCAACTGAAAATAATCCTTATGCACTTACTTTTGACCCTAGTTATGTCTATGCACCAAACCAAGGAATAAGAGGTTTTTTAGGGTTGAGATATATCTTCAATTAA
- a CDS encoding FeoA family protein, which produces MRKILSNLKIGEKGLIDEINIDEIPLKLLEMGCLPGNSIQLIQIAPFGDPYYFNINDSHVAIRKETANEIFVTTENTI; this is translated from the coding sequence TTGAGAAAAATATTATCTAATTTAAAAATAGGAGAAAAAGGATTAATTGATGAAATTAATATTGATGAAATTCCTTTGAAGCTTTTAGAAATGGGTTGCTTACCTGGTAATTCTATTCAATTGATTCAAATCGCTCCTTTTGGCGATCCATATTATTTTAATATAAACGATTCTCACGTTGCTATTCGAAAAGAAACAGCAAATGAAATATTCGTAACTACTGAAAATACCATCTAA
- a CDS encoding metal-dependent transcriptional regulator, which produces MTVSEENYLKVIYHLSLVSPKGVNTNAIAGMLDTKASSVTDMIKKLAEKDLVSYIKYQGVSLTEKGLYSAKMIVRKHRLWEVFLVEKLAFSWDEVHEIAEELEHIKSEKLINKLDDFLGFPAFDPHGDPIPNSNGEIKKLQKKLLSEVSLNTKFQCVGVKDTSVEFLQFLDKKNIALGTGITILEKEAFDETLKIEVNNKTITISNKIANNLYVQ; this is translated from the coding sequence ATGACGGTTTCAGAAGAAAATTATTTAAAAGTTATTTATCACCTTTCATTAGTGTCTCCAAAAGGCGTGAATACTAATGCAATTGCAGGAATGCTAGATACTAAAGCATCATCAGTAACTGACATGATTAAAAAATTAGCTGAAAAAGATTTAGTTAGCTATATAAAATATCAAGGTGTTTCTTTAACAGAAAAAGGATTGTATTCTGCCAAAATGATTGTTAGAAAACATCGTTTATGGGAAGTGTTTTTAGTTGAAAAACTAGCATTTTCTTGGGATGAGGTTCATGAAATAGCGGAAGAATTGGAACATATTAAATCTGAAAAATTGATTAATAAATTAGATGATTTTCTTGGTTTTCCTGCTTTTGATCCACATGGAGATCCAATTCCAAATTCAAACGGAGAGATAAAAAAGCTACAAAAGAAATTGTTATCAGAAGTAAGTTTAAATACTAAGTTTCAATGTGTAGGCGTAAAAGATACTTCTGTTGAATTTTTGCAATTTTTGGATAAAAAAAATATTGCATTAGGAACAGGTATAACAATTCTTGAAAAAGAAGCTTTTGATGAAACATTAAAGATAGAGGTTAATAATAAAACGATTACTATATCAAATAAAATTGCAAATAATTTATACGTTCAATAA
- a CDS encoding DUF6686 family protein: MCQLKIIKRTTNGLLLFCPNAKIFQLSFNNLLLNLTSYELDVFIDYIKNVDEDYWEKEYENSIYEKRIPIPTTQKNLMIMLDVFEIKELRILMGVKNKNRFLTLNEIDYKLVLN; this comes from the coding sequence ATGTGTCAATTAAAAATAATAAAAAGAACGACAAATGGACTTTTATTATTTTGTCCAAATGCAAAAATATTTCAATTATCTTTCAATAACTTGTTATTAAATTTAACAAGTTATGAGCTAGATGTTTTTATTGATTATATAAAAAATGTTGATGAAGATTATTGGGAAAAAGAATATGAAAATTCTATTTATGAGAAAAGAATTCCAATACCTACAACTCAAAAAAATTTAATGATAATGCTTGACGTATTCGAAATTAAAGAATTGAGAATATTAATGGGTGTAAAAAATAAAAATAGATTTTTAACACTTAATGAAATAGATTACAAATTAGTATTGAATTAA
- a CDS encoding acyl-CoA thioesterase, translating into MSLEKRIESSITRVFKAVFPNTTNHYDTLFGGTAMQLMDEVAFITATRFSRQKMVTVSSDKIDFKKPIPHGTIIELIGKVTYLGNTSIKVRVDIFIEKMYNDTREKAVTGEFTFVAIDENKTAVKIIVD; encoded by the coding sequence ATGAGTTTAGAAAAAAGAATAGAAAGTTCAATTACTAGAGTATTCAAGGCTGTTTTTCCTAATACAACCAATCATTATGACACTCTTTTTGGAGGAACAGCAATGCAGCTTATGGATGAAGTGGCTTTTATAACTGCTACTCGTTTTAGCAGACAAAAAATGGTAACTGTAAGCAGTGATAAAATTGATTTTAAAAAACCTATTCCTCATGGAACAATTATTGAGCTTATAGGAAAAGTAACTTATTTAGGAAATACTAGTATAAAAGTTAGAGTTGATATTTTTATTGAAAAAATGTACAATGATACTCGTGAAAAAGCCGTAACAGGAGAATTTACTTTTGTAGCGATTGATGAAAACAAAACAGCCGTAAAAATTATTGTTGATTAA
- a CDS encoding FeoB-associated Cys-rich membrane protein, with protein MNLQQILVYITLAFAIGFLLKKFFWKKKSKKSGSCGDDCGCH; from the coding sequence ATGAACCTTCAACAAATATTAGTCTATATAACACTTGCATTTGCAATTGGCTTTTTATTAAAAAAATTCTTTTGGAAAAAGAAATCTAAAAAATCAGGCTCTTGTGGTGATGATTGTGGATGTCATTAA
- a CDS encoding PAS domain-containing protein, translating to MFEEYEKALEKHQKSLKVTSLPLISWDFYGLQMHEIKEFNTLQNNWKDKIVYVDIIESKKVIIVTDHNFKIIFSSRNVTEMNGYNYREIIGKSPRIFQGKETSEETKNNIRLAIKERKPFKEVILNYKKNGETYLCEIDALPKFDRKGNFLNYIAFEKTA from the coding sequence ATGTTTGAAGAATATGAAAAAGCACTAGAAAAGCATCAAAAAAGCTTAAAAGTAACATCTTTGCCATTGATAAGTTGGGATTTTTATGGTTTGCAAATGCATGAAATAAAAGAGTTTAATACATTACAAAATAACTGGAAAGATAAGATTGTCTATGTTGACATTATAGAAAGTAAGAAAGTGATTATTGTTACAGACCATAATTTTAAAATTATATTCTCTTCTAGAAATGTAACTGAAATGAATGGGTATAATTATAGAGAAATAATTGGAAAATCGCCAAGAATATTTCAAGGAAAAGAAACTTCAGAAGAAACAAAAAATAATATTAGATTAGCAATAAAAGAAAGAAAGCCATTTAAAGAGGTTATTTTAAATTATAAAAAAAATGGAGAGACCTATTTATGTGAAATCGATGCTTTGCCAAAATTTGACAGAAAAGGTAATTTCTTAAATTATATTGCATTTGAAAAAACAGCATAA
- a CDS encoding DUF6607 family protein, with product MKIKPTCMIASIMLVSSVLVGQESNKKEDIKAIKAMCGCYEVKFNFTETFQTEKDSTYKPSPTKIDYGLEWVELVEDKSNKLVLQHLLIVGDDAIVKHWRQDWLYENTDFYQFFKDKTWKFEKLNPKEVKGQWTQKVYQVDDSPRYEGTASWIHADGKHYWMNTTDAPLPRREHTIRKDYNVLERRNIHEITDYGWLHEQDNRKIVRNDDGKDVELAQEKGLDLYVKVEDSKCVAAQKYWKENKVMWKNVRDKWETIFNKNKDLTLEKSVDKKPLFMHLFDLKGSTPKAETDKIIDSFIKE from the coding sequence GTATTAGTAGGGCAGGAATCTAATAAGAAAGAAGATATTAAAGCAATAAAAGCGATGTGCGGCTGTTATGAAGTAAAATTTAATTTTACTGAAACTTTTCAAACAGAAAAAGATTCAACATATAAACCATCTCCTACAAAAATTGATTATGGATTAGAATGGGTAGAATTAGTTGAAGACAAATCAAATAAGTTAGTATTACAACATTTATTAATAGTTGGAGATGATGCAATTGTAAAACATTGGAGACAAGATTGGCTATATGAAAACACTGATTTTTATCAATTTTTTAAAGATAAAACATGGAAGTTTGAGAAATTAAATCCAAAAGAAGTAAAAGGGCAATGGACACAAAAAGTATATCAGGTAGATGATAGTCCAAGATATGAAGGAACTGCATCATGGATACATGCGGATGGAAAACATTATTGGATGAATACAACCGACGCACCTTTACCAAGAAGAGAACATACAATACGTAAAGATTATAATGTTTTAGAAAGAAGAAATATTCATGAAATTACAGATTATGGGTGGTTACATGAGCAAGATAATAGAAAAATTGTTCGTAATGATGATGGAAAAGATGTAGAACTGGCTCAAGAAAAAGGGTTAGATTTATATGTAAAAGTTGAAGATTCTAAGTGTGTTGCAGCTCAAAAATACTGGAAAGAAAATAAAGTAATGTGGAAAAATGTAAGAGATAAATGGGAAACGATTTTTAATAAAAACAAAGATTTAACACTTGAAAAAAGTGTAGATAAAAAACCTCTTTTTATGCATTTGTTTGATTTAAAAGGTAGTACTCCAAAAGCTGAAACGGATAAGATAATTGATTCATTTATAAAAGAATAG